From the genome of bacterium:
CCTCCCACAGGCCCCAGACAATCATTATAAAACCCGTTTATTTCGACTAAATCTTTTTTCCAGCAGGACCAATTACAGCCTTTTATTCCATTAACCGAGATCCTTTGTCTGATAAAATCAGGCAGGATAATCCCCTCTTCCCACCTGGTGCAATTATGAATCAATTTAAGAAAACTAATCTGCTTCGATAAGGAAGTATGGAGATTTATCTGCTGCGAAAAACACTCCTTTAAAAAAACCCTTCTACCTCCCAAATATTTCCCTGGTTCTCTTAAAATACAGTGATATTTCACAAAGTCTTTATGCGGAATACAATCGCCATCCAGAAAGATCAAGTAATCACTCGTAGACGCCAGTACCCCTTTATTTAAAACAATCGTCTTTTGAAAGCCTACATCTTTATACCAGACATAATTATACCTTAATTTTAATTCCTCTAAGTAATTTTTTATCTGCCCCCGGGTTTCTTCGGTTGAACCGTCATCGCATATTATTACTTCAAAGTCTTTCTCACTTTGATGGCTTAAACCAAATAAGGTTTTTTTGACAAATTCAACCTTATTATAAATAG
Proteins encoded in this window:
- a CDS encoding glycosyltransferase, whose translation is MKASVLVSIYNKVEFVKKTLFGLSHQSEKDFEVIICDDGSTEETRGQIKNYLEELKLRYNYVWYKDVGFQKTIVLNKGVLASTSDYLIFLDGDCIPHKDFVKYHCILREPGKYLGGRRVFLKECFSQQINLHTSLSKQISFLKLIHNCTRWEEGIILPDFIRQRISVNGIKGCNWSCWKKDLVEINGFYNDCLGPVGGEDCHIHDRFTKKGLKLKSARYGAIVYHQYHEKIAPNYNQERKYIPEEIVYQIMCDNGLEQIDNYQVTTQVV